CAGGCCGCAGTGGCCGTGATCGGTGTACTCGTCCAGGCAGGTGTCGGTCATCAGCACGAGCGCGTCGCCGAGGTCGGAGGCGAGGTCGCGCAGCGCCACCTGGACGATGCCGTCGGGGTCGTCGGCGCCGGAGCCCCGGGCGTCCTTGTGCGCCGGGATCCCGAACAGGATGATCCCGCCCACGCCGGCCTCGGCCGCCTCGTGGGCCGCCTTGCGCAGTGACTCGCGGGTGTGCTGGACGACCCCGGGCATCGAGCCCACCGGCTGCGGCTCGGCGATGCCCTCCTTGACGAACACCGGCAGGATGAGCTCGGCCGGGTGCAGCCGCGTCCCCGCGACCATCCGGCGCATCGCGGCGGTACGGCGCAGCCGCCGGGGCCGCGCCACCGGGTATTGGGCGTTCACAATGGTCTCCCCGCTCGTGATCGCGCCGGCCCGCGGGATCGTCTCCCGCGGGCCGCGCACGATCTGGTTCATTTCACGCGGCGCCGTGCGCCCCTGCGCATCTGGGACGGCCGGCGGGGCACCTCGCCCGCCGAGACCGCGGCGTGCCGCATCTTGGCACCGTAGTCCGCCAGCGCGGCCGCGAGGGCCGAAGCGGACGGCTTGTCGGCCATCACGTCGACCCGCAGGCCGAACTCCTCGGCCGTCTTGGCCGTCTGCGGCCCGATGACCGCGATCACCGTGACGTTGTGCGGCTTGCCGGCGATGCCGACGAGGTTCCGCACCGTCGAGGACGACGTGAACAGCACGGCGTCGAACCCGCCGCCCTTGATCGCCTCGCGGATCGGGGCCGGCGGCGGCGCGGCGCGCACGGTCCGGTAGGCCGTCACGTCGTCGCACTCCCAGCCGAGCTGGGTCAGGCCCGCCACCAGCGTCTCGGTCGCGATGTCGGCCCGCGGCAGCAGCACCCGGTTGATCGGGTCCAGCATCGAGTCGTACGGCGGCCACTCGGCCAGCAGGCCCTCGGACGACTGCTCGCCCGTCGGCATGAGGTCGGGCTTCACGCCGAACTCGACCAGCGCCCGCGAGGTGGCCTCGCCCACGGCGGCGACCTTGAGCCCGGCGAAGGCCCGGGCGTCGAGGCCGTACTCCTCGAACTTCTCGCGCACCGCCTTGACCGCGTTGGCGCTGGTGAAGGCGACCCACTCGTAGCGGCCCGTGACCAGGCCCTTGATGGCGCGGTCCATCTGCTGCGGCGTGCGCGGCGGCTCGACGGAGATCGTCGGCACCTCCTCGGGCACCGCGCCGTACGAGCGCAGTTGCTCCGACAGGCCCTTGGACTGCTCCTTGGTGCGCGGCACCAGGACCCGCCAGCCGAACAGCGACTTGGTCTCGAACCAGGACAGGCGCTCGCGCATGCCGACCGCGTCGCCGACGACGATCAGCGCGGGCTCGGTCATCCCGGCGTGCTTGAGGTCCGGACCGAGCCGCCCGAGCGTGGAGACCACGGTGTACTGCTCGGTGGTCGTGCCGTCGCTGGTCACCGCCACGGGCGTCGAGTCGGGCTTGCCGGCGGCGATCAGCGCCTTGCCGATCGGGACCGCGTCCGCGACGCCGTTGTAGATCACCAGCGTGCCCTCGCACGCGGCGTGCTTCGCCCAGTCGCCGGTCTGCGCGGCGTCCACGATGCGGAACTCCGGCACCGACGCCGCCGGCGGGATGCCGGCGTAGGTCAGCACGGCCGTGGCGGGCGGCACGCCCGGCACGATCTCGAAGTCCACGTCCGCCTTGGCGCAGGCGGCCACCTCGTCCGTGACGGAGGAGAAGAAGGACGGGTCGCCCGAGCACAGCCGCACGACCGTGCGGCCCGCCTTGGCGGCCTGGATGGTCTTCAGCGACACCGAGTTCTCCGCCGCGTCGGCGGAGATGTCGACGACCTCGACGTCCTCGCGGCAGTGGCGCAGCAGCGAGCCGTACGCCTGCCGGTCGAGCACGACGACGTCCGCCCTGCCGAGCAGGTCGGCGCCGCGCAACGTGAGCAGGTTCTCGTCACCGGGGCCGGCGCCGACGAAGGCGACGAACCCGGACCGGGTCTGAGTGCTGTGATTTCCGGGGCTCAACGGGCCTGCTCCCCCATCAACGTGTCGGCCCCCTCGGCGATCATGGCTGCCGCGAGATCGCGGCCCATCTCCACGGCCGTCGAGGTGGGTCCGGAGGTGGACTTGCGCACCGACCGTGCGCCGTCGACGGCGACGACGGTGGCGGTCAGATTGAGAATGTGCCCGTCACCGGAGGCGAAAGCACCTACCGGGGCCGCGCAACCGGCCTCGAGGGCGGCGAGCACCGAGCGTTCGGCGCCCACCGCGGCCCGCGTCAGCGGGTCGTCGACGGCGCTCAGCAGCTCGATGAGGTCATCGCGGTCGGACAGGCATTCGACGGCGAGGGCGCCCTGCCCGGGGGCGGGCAGCATCTCGTCGACCTCGAACACCTGGGCGATCTCCGCGTCCCGGCGGATCCTGACCAGCCCCGCGGCGGCCAGCACGATGGCGTCGAGCTCGCCCGACGTCACCTTGCCGATGCGGGTCTCCGCGTTGCCCCTGATGGGGACGTACTCGAGATCCGGCCGGATCAGCCGCAGCTGGGCCACCCGGCGCGGCGAGCCGGTGCCGATGCGGGCCCCGGCGGGCAGGTCGTGCAGCTTGACCGGGCCGACGAGCGCGTCGCGCGGGTCGTCCCGCCGCGTGATCGCCGCCATCGCGATCCGCTCGTCCGGCTTGGTCGGCAGGTCCTTCAGCGAGTGGACCGCGAAGTCGACCTCGCCCGCGAGCAGCCTGCCGCGCAGGTCGTTCACGAACACGCCGGTGCCGCCGAGCTGGGTCAGATGGGCCCGGGACACGTCACCGAACGTGGTGACGCCCACGAGCTCCACCTCCCGGCCGGTCAGCGCGGTCAGCCGGTCGGCGACGATCTGCGACTGCGATGTCGCCATCAGACTCTTGCGGGTGCCGAGCCGCAGGGGGACGGTCACTGTTCCACCTCCAGGCTCGCGACGGCGTCGGGCGTCTTCGGGTCGAGGCCGAACAGCTCGCGCAGCGCCTCCGCGTACTGGTCGCCGCCCGGTGAGGCGGCCAGCCGCTTGACCCGTACGGTCGGTTCGTGGAGCAGCTTGTCCACGACCCGCCGCACAGTCTGGGTGATCTCGTCGCGCATGCGCCCGTCGAGGTCCGGCAGGCGGGACAGCAGCCGGCCCATCTCGGCCTCGACGACCCCGGCGGCCTTGCTGCGCAGGGCCACGACCGTCGGGGTGACGAGCGCGGCGCGCGCCGCGTCGAGGTAGGCGGCGACCTCCTCGGCCACGATGCGCCTGACCTCGCAGATCGCCTCGGCCCGGCCGCCGTCGGAGACGTCCTCGCCGACGCCGTCCTGCTGCATCGACTTCAGGTCGACCAGCGTCACGCCGGGCAGGGCCCGTACGCCGGGGTCCACGTCGTGCGGCAGCGCGAGGTCGAGGAGGAACAGCGGGCGCGCGCGGTCCCCGATCATCTCGGGGGTGACGGTGCGGGTCCCGGCACCGACGCAGGAGATGACCAGGTCGGCCTCGGCCAGCTCGGCGGGGACGTCGGCCAGGTCGGCGGCCCGGCCGCCGACCGTCTCGGCGAGCCGTTCCGCCCGCTCGCGGGTGCGGTTGGCGACGACGATGTCGGTGACGCCCGCGCGGGACAGGGTCGCGGCGGACAGCGAGCTCATCGAGCCCGCGCCCACGACCAGGGCGCGCCGGCCGGTGATCGGGCCGATCACCCGCTCGGCGAGCGTCAGCCCCACCCCGACCAGGGACGCGCCGGCGCGGTCGATGCCGGTGTCGGCGTGCGCGCGCTTGCCCACGCGCAGCGCGTGCTGGGCCAGCTCGTTGAGCGTGGTCCCGGCCGTGCCCTCCTCCTGCGCCAGGCGCAGCGCGCCGCGGATCTGGCCGAGGATCTGCCCCTCGCCGATCACCATGGAGTCGAGCCCGCAGGCGACGGTGAACAGGTGCTGGACCGCGCGGTCCTCGTAGTGCACGTACAGGTGCCGCGCGAGCATCTCCTGCGGAAGGCCCGAGTGCGCGGCGAGCATGTTCGTCACCGCGGTGACGCCGCCGTGGAAGCGGTCGACGACGGCGTAGACCTCGACGCGGTTGCACGTCGAGACGACCAGCGCCTCGGACACGTTCTCGTCCGCCTGCACGTCGTGCAGCAGCTTGACGAGCGCGTCCCCGCTGACCGTGACACGTTCGAGCAGCGCGACCGGTGTGGTCCGGTGGCTCAGGCCGACGACGAGGACACTCA
The DNA window shown above is from Microbispora sp. ZYX-F-249 and carries:
- a CDS encoding bifunctional uroporphyrinogen-III C-methyltransferase/uroporphyrinogen-III synthase — encoded protein: MSPGNHSTQTRSGFVAFVGAGPGDENLLTLRGADLLGRADVVVLDRQAYGSLLRHCREDVEVVDISADAAENSVSLKTIQAAKAGRTVVRLCSGDPSFFSSVTDEVAACAKADVDFEIVPGVPPATAVLTYAGIPPAASVPEFRIVDAAQTGDWAKHAACEGTLVIYNGVADAVPIGKALIAAGKPDSTPVAVTSDGTTTEQYTVVSTLGRLGPDLKHAGMTEPALIVVGDAVGMRERLSWFETKSLFGWRVLVPRTKEQSKGLSEQLRSYGAVPEEVPTISVEPPRTPQQMDRAIKGLVTGRYEWVAFTSANAVKAVREKFEEYGLDARAFAGLKVAAVGEATSRALVEFGVKPDLMPTGEQSSEGLLAEWPPYDSMLDPINRVLLPRADIATETLVAGLTQLGWECDDVTAYRTVRAAPPPAPIREAIKGGGFDAVLFTSSSTVRNLVGIAGKPHNVTVIAVIGPQTAKTAEEFGLRVDVMADKPSASALAAALADYGAKMRHAAVSAGEVPRRPSQMRRGARRRVK
- the hemC gene encoding hydroxymethylbilane synthase; the encoded protein is MATSQSQIVADRLTALTGREVELVGVTTFGDVSRAHLTQLGGTGVFVNDLRGRLLAGEVDFAVHSLKDLPTKPDERIAMAAITRRDDPRDALVGPVKLHDLPAGARIGTGSPRRVAQLRLIRPDLEYVPIRGNAETRIGKVTSGELDAIVLAAAGLVRIRRDAEIAQVFEVDEMLPAPGQGALAVECLSDRDDLIELLSAVDDPLTRAAVGAERSVLAALEAGCAAPVGAFASGDGHILNLTATVVAVDGARSVRKSTSGPTSTAVEMGRDLAAAMIAEGADTLMGEQAR
- a CDS encoding glutamyl-tRNA reductase, producing the protein MSVLVVGLSHRTTPVALLERVTVSGDALVKLLHDVQADENVSEALVVSTCNRVEVYAVVDRFHGGVTAVTNMLAAHSGLPQEMLARHLYVHYEDRAVQHLFTVACGLDSMVIGEGQILGQIRGALRLAQEEGTAGTTLNELAQHALRVGKRAHADTGIDRAGASLVGVGLTLAERVIGPITGRRALVVGAGSMSSLSAATLSRAGVTDIVVANRTRERAERLAETVGGRAADLADVPAELAEADLVISCVGAGTRTVTPEMIGDRARPLFLLDLALPHDVDPGVRALPGVTLVDLKSMQQDGVGEDVSDGGRAEAICEVRRIVAEEVAAYLDAARAALVTPTVVALRSKAAGVVEAEMGRLLSRLPDLDGRMRDEITQTVRRVVDKLLHEPTVRVKRLAASPGGDQYAEALRELFGLDPKTPDAVASLEVEQ